A DNA window from Schistocerca americana isolate TAMUIC-IGC-003095 chromosome 4, iqSchAmer2.1, whole genome shotgun sequence contains the following coding sequences:
- the LOC124613301 gene encoding eclosion hormone-like — protein sequence MAARCCCPLAALLAVLLVTSCLAPPADANAVSVCIRNCAQCKKMYGPYFEGQLCADACLKFNGKMMPDCEDAASIAPFLNKLE from the coding sequence ATGGCCGCCCGCTGCTGCTGCCCCCTGGCCGCGCTGCTGGCCGTGCTGTTGGTGACGTCATGCCTCGCACCGCCCGCGGACGCCAACGCGGTCAGCGTGTGCATCCGCAACTGCGCGCAGTGCAAGAAGATGTACGGCCCCTACTTCGAGGGGCAGCTGTGTGCCGACGCGTGCCTCAAGTTCAACGGCAAGATGATGCCCGACTGCGAGGACGCCGCCTCCATCGCGCCCTTCCTCAACAAGCTGGAGTAG